In one window of Pseudobdellovibrionaceae bacterium DNA:
- a CDS encoding ATP synthase F0 subunit B has translation MLGKSISTYLVVFLSIVATPAWAASAHIPFSELILPQLVNVVLVILGLTFLTKKFIGEHFKARREQFTTLVRRASSALDEANSKQRKVKDRLAKLEENAGLDLQRVQSEAEELKRQIINDAKDLGLRLETEAHRSAQYEVDRAIAHLREDLLDLSVSEAEAQLKKTVDGPAQKRFQSEFVEKIQVVQ, from the coding sequence ATGTTAGGCAAATCAATAAGCACGTATTTGGTGGTATTCTTATCCATAGTGGCGACGCCTGCCTGGGCTGCTTCAGCTCATATCCCTTTTTCTGAACTCATATTGCCACAGTTAGTTAACGTGGTACTGGTTATACTGGGCCTTACGTTTTTAACTAAAAAATTCATAGGCGAACATTTTAAAGCAAGACGAGAGCAGTTCACGACTCTTGTTAGAAGAGCGTCATCGGCTCTTGATGAAGCCAATTCTAAACAAAGAAAAGTGAAAGACCGATTGGCAAAGCTCGAGGAAAACGCAGGTCTTGATTTACAGCGAGTCCAAAGTGAAGCGGAAGAGCTAAAACGGCAAATTATAAATGATGCTAAAGATCTTGGGCTGCGATTAGAAACGGAAGCCCACCGGTCTGCACAATATGAAGTGGATAGGGCCATAGCCCATTTGAGAGAGGATCTTCTTGACCTTTCAGTATCTGAAGCAGAAGCCCAGTTAAAAAAAACCGTGGATGGCCCAGCACAAAAGCGTTTTCAAAGTGAATTTGTTGAAAAAATTCAGGTGGTTCAATGA
- the atpH gene encoding ATP synthase F1 subunit delta: protein MRYSEVAARYATALFDLATEDNKQDQYYSDLLALNKVFVEDQPVYQFITNPLTKSTDKESAIAKALESQTLSLAVKSFVLLLARKNRLGAYSEIMAAFQAKNDEAHGVTRGSVESAAVLNPDERAEVERFVSKATGKRVILTYKENSDLIGGLIARVGSYTFDDTLTSHLHRLKDELKRRAH, encoded by the coding sequence ATGAGATATTCGGAAGTAGCGGCTCGTTACGCCACAGCATTGTTTGATCTGGCAACAGAAGACAACAAACAGGACCAATATTATTCAGATTTATTAGCTCTTAATAAGGTGTTTGTGGAAGATCAGCCAGTATATCAATTTATTACAAACCCACTGACTAAATCCACAGATAAGGAATCCGCTATTGCCAAGGCCCTGGAAAGTCAGACCTTGTCGCTGGCAGTGAAGTCATTTGTACTTTTGCTCGCTCGCAAAAATAGATTGGGTGCTTACTCCGAAATTATGGCTGCATTCCAGGCGAAAAATGATGAAGCCCATGGAGTCACTCGTGGCAGTGTAGAGAGCGCAGCGGTTCTAAATCCTGACGAGCGGGCCGAGGTTGAGCGGTTTGTATCTAAAGCAACGGGAAAAAGAGTGATTTTAACCTATAAAGAGAACTCCGATTTAATTGGGGGACTCATTGCTCGAGTGGGAAGTTATACTTTTGATGACACGTTAACGTCGCACTTGCACAGACTTAAAGACGAATTAAAGAGGAGAGCTCACTAG